A stretch of DNA from Schizosaccharomyces osmophilus chromosome 2, complete sequence:
CTCCTTCTTCTATTGAGAAGGAAGGAGGTGGTCGTTGATAGGTAGTCGGGTTAGTATACGGCGCTTGActattattcaaaaagtgCCTTCTTTCAGTGTTAAATCGCACCCTTCGATTCCCTTCCATTTCAATTCAATGTAAATTGTCACACAAGTcatcaaaagaatagaTATATACGATCTTCAAGGAAACACCCTCGTTTGTAGGTTGTATAGATGAATTGTCAATACACCTTTACCAGGTCAATGAAccttcaagaaaaacaaaagcaaataaacaattgaCTATACTGGAAACCTTTTATGGTATGTTTCTCGTGCTCCTTACAGAATGAGGATGAACGGCCGTTGGTAGGAAGATACTAAGATTTTAGCATAGGTACATCTTAGGTATATCCTATGTCCGAACTTTTACGTATAGCAACACAAACAAGGACTCTTATTATATCAAGAattacatatatatatatttttcctttttatttacatataAATTTATTGGTTCCTTTATAGTTGATTATACAGGTAGGActccaaaagaaacaggTTAATTGCGGAATCACAAAGTTGTAAGACAATATATTTTACCCAAACTAtcaatttttattctctatttttcttattcaTTAAATTATTGGTACCTTCCAGTAATTAGAGAGCTTTTCGTAGATGCATCGTCAACGTCAGTTCACATGTACTTTTATAATTCCCGTATGAGATATTTGTTATTAGAGATTTTTGATGCTCTTCTCGGTTGGTCGCGATCCATTAGAATACTTTAAAGTATCtcgaaaaaaagaattatagGTAGTCGGTAGCTGCAATTCATTTCCCTTTAATATTAAGAAGTCAAGCATTGtcaaaatttcatttttatgcAATATTTGATTTAAATAAACGTTTCGGAAGATCGATTTTGTGTGGCATCCTACACGATAAAACCTAGGGGTATTATACCGGGTAAAATTTAAATACCTGGATACGGGAAGCTTGGTAATAATTTCCATATTCTCCTGTAggtatttctttgaatacTCGAATTGGGCCTGCTTGCTCGTAGGACTCCCCCGGCAAGAATATAGCAATTCAAGAGCTGCAACAGAAGGCAGCGTTGCCAAATCTAGTAGCTTATAGACAAGTAGATCCTTATACGGAAtacaattttctttccctttCTCTGAATTGAAGATTAGACTGACTAAATCCATCGTTTTGTAGAAGTCTTGATCCATAGGATCCAACTCCTCTTCGTCTTTCATCAACAGTTCAAATCTAAATGGAAAAGGAACTTTTGAAAGGTAAACTTTTCCACCTTTATGTTGTAGGCCAAAACGTCTTGTCGTCAATTCATATAAAGAAGCTCGCATAAATCCTCTTTGGGTTAGCGTTCGAATAACTTTTTCTGTAATTGGAAACGGCTGATCAACTAAAACAATAGAGGATGAATCGTTGATTTGGTGTTTGCGTATTAAATCCTCCAGTGCCTTCGTTGTTTCATCCCATCTACTAGACAAAAACAATGCTGTATCTCGCTGTGGCTTGTGTCCTTTTACAACATATCTTTGCCCAAGTGCATTCAActtctctttttcgttATTCTtagaaatttctttttgtttctggaTATCCTGGACCGTGTTCTTCAAACTATTTCTTAATACCCATATTCCAGACCTTTCAAGGTTTTGAATCctcttttcaaatcaatAGTTAGTATGGAATTATAAAGCAAAATAACAATATAGAAAGCTTACAGTAATTAGGCCCATATACAATGGGTTATTTCGTAAAGGATAGCCTTTGCTGTTAGTTGGCGGCAATCCTCTGTTGGTTTAGTTTCTACTTCACAGCATCAACGCTTATGCATAAACAAGTACAATTCtaattattaaataaaaccaaaaaaaaaaaaaaagaagtttgaGAAAACGGTAACTCTACATTCATTGTATCGCACATAGCAAGTACAATCGCCAATTTTTTGGTCATTATTAGTATCTTCAGAGAAAATAACAATTAAACTATCATAAGATTTATAAATAAGtttctataaaaaaatatatatatatccTGCTAAATATATGCAAAATGCTTGTGTTTCCAAAATTGTTTCAATGAGCATTGTagtccaaaaaaaataaaatccaaaaaaagtCAATCAGTAGTTGTAGCTTCCATTCGGGTGATAGTCGATGTTCCTAGGGTCGTTCAAGGGATAACTATGAAACGCAGGATTTGGAGTCATACTCCTATAGTTCACAGCAGCTGACGGATTGTAGTAACCGGAAGCAGAAGGTGGTACTTGCATCTGAGGAAAAGCATTTGTACTTCTCACACGATGATGATAATACGGAGAATAAGACGATGACGAGTTATATTGATCGTTATAACTTTCAAAGTCGCCATAATGAGATGCTGCTGGTAAGTTATGCATATCCTTCAATGAATATTCTGTAGGGTGGTAATGCTGTGGAACATATGATCCTTCCCTATTGTAGGATGCAAACTGCAGAGGTGCTACCGAATTTCTAGGGGGAACGCTTATAGATTCAGCGGAAGAAGGATAACGAGAATGCATTCCCGTCATATTCCTTTCGTATGGATGAAAACGAACCTTGGTTTCGGTAATCTCGGAACTATAGGTAGGTCGCGATGACCCAGCATCAGCGGGAACAGAGTACAGTTCAGTGGGAGGTAAATCTGGAACGCGTCTTATGGTGGTCTGTGGATGATTTACTTCATAAGGTGCCCAAGTTGGAGAGTATGCTTGTTGCTGATTCGAAGGTTGTGACGAGCTAAACAGTGTCTCCGGAGGAGGAGGTCGAGGTGATAATTCCTCATCTTTGACGGTTACATTCGCAACCTCATCCtttaaagatgaagaataaACCTTCTTAGGTGGTTGC
This window harbors:
- a CDS encoding Schizosaccharomyces specific protein gives rise to the protein MGLITRIQNLERSGIWVLRNSLKNTVQDIQKQKEISKNNEKEKLNALGQRYVVKGHKPQRDTALFLSSRWDETTKALEDLIRKHQINDSSSIVLVDQPFPITEKVIRTLTQRGFMRASLYELTTRRFGLQHKGGKVYLSKVPFPFRFELLMKDEEELDPMDQDFYKTMDLVSLIFNSEKGKENCIPYKDLLVYKLLDLATLPSVAALELLYSCRGSPTSKQAQFEYSKKYLQENMEIITKLPVSRYLNFTRYNTPRFYRVGCHTKSIFRNVYLNQILHKNEILTMLDFLILKGNELQLPTTYNSFFRDTLKYSNGSRPTEKSIKNL